Genomic window (Lycium barbarum isolate Lr01 chromosome 2, ASM1917538v2, whole genome shotgun sequence):
TGATCATGTTGAAATTGAAATTGCTTCAGCGACTACAATGAACTTGCAAGTATCCAAGGCAAAATATACAGTCTACAAGCACTTAATCCATGTCCAAATTACGTTCGATATTCATGGTCCACAGTACTAAAAAGAACATATTGATCTAACGTCCTAAACACTTCCATGTAATAAGAAATGTAATTGAGTACCTGAGCCATAATTGGGTTGCTTGCATCAGCAAGGGGTGTGAGGCGCATTCTCTTGGATGGAAGATACATAGTTTCAGACCCGAGTTCACCATCCACTTCTGCAGATTCAGGAGGGCCCACAAACTGCTCACCAAAAGGAAGCTTCACAAATCGAGCCACACATTCCTTCGGGCTTCTACCACCAACATGCTCAGCAACCTTCTTCCAATCATCGCCATAATGCATAAGAGCTTCTAAAAGGTGCAAAGTCTCTTTGTCAGTCCAATCTGtcttaacttcttcactaatctCAACTCGCCGAAAATCTGAAGAATTGAGGCCGACTCTGTAATTATTACGAACATAGCATCTTGCACAAAGAGTCAAATCATGCTGCACTTAAACAAACAATATTGAAGTAAACTTGTATCCGATCATAGCAATACTGCAAGTAAATACTGCCATTTAGGAGTATGCAAAAAATTTAGAAAACAAAACTTGTTTAATTGAAACCACCAGCTACAAAGTAGGAAGCTATAAGCTGAACAGCGAGAGCTAAATTAAGTATCATCAAATGAGCTGAAGTTTAAAGATTCAAAATAAACAACACAAACCAAACACTGCAAAATGGGAGATTGCCGCAATCACCTTATCAGACGCGAAACAGGCAATGCTGCAAACAGTTTTACAGGCATTGCAGAGTCTTTTTTTAGGAACAGTAAGATCAGTGGAAGTTCCATTAGGTTCACTGTTTTGCTGAGCAGAAGCAGATGTTGACTTTGACTCTTTTTCTTCCCACTTGAGAGACTTGGAAGAGTTAGCAGTGTAATTAATCAAACCCCATGTGTCCAAGAAATCGAAAACCCTACGAATTGAACCGACGTCTCCAACAATAGTCTTGCGAGCCTCAGTAAAGGTGAGTTTTTTAGTGGGGTTATCTCTAAATCTACGAATAATGGTATTCCTATAGTATTTGTAAGTCTTAGGGTTCTTAGAAGGTGATCTTCCGTCGAAGaactcaggaagaaaacgaaccTCACATTCATGAATGCTATTCCATGAAAACCAACCTAAAAGAAGAACACCCAAACATCAACTAATCAATCAATACAGAAATATGAGAAGCAAATAGGAATAGGGGACTTACGAGAATAGGTGGGAATATAGACGAAATCAGGCTGCTCGGTGGTGGCggtggggtttggggaggatTCCAATTGCTTTGCTGGCAAAACTTCCGTTTGAGGTGGCTGCGATGGTGTTTGTGGTGGTTCTGCTTGTGGCGGAGAGGTAGTTTCAGGGTCGGCTTTAATTGCCGGTGACTTGCTTTCGCCGGCTTCCGCCATGTTCCAGTTTCACAAATTTAGACAAAACGCACAACGCTCTATGTCAGCCAACTATCCACGGAATTACCATTATTTATACTAAGGTCCgttttagtttatatattttgATGAATACTCTTTTTAGTTTTACTTTCTCAATTATTTGCTTGTGTCCACTTTTGGTCTTTCAATTGTTAATAAATTTTGATGTTAGTCTTTGAGAAAGGACCGAAATAATACATTATTTTTGGGATTGAATCTAAAACCATACATATTCTTTTACATGCAGCATTAATAGTTCATTTTGTTTGCATAAGTAGTGCATTTTTAGTTAACTCTcaaatattttgttaaaaattTAACGAAAACGGGTAAAATGCCCCTGAAATATTAGAAAAGGTTTAAAAATACCcttcattcatctattttgctaaatatacctctcaattcaactttttggctcatttatgtcctTTAACTAACGGTCAACactatatttttaatttatttatttaaataacACATGGCATTTTATTActggaaaattaattttttttttcaaaaaatatggaaaatagttttttaattaaaatatctgaaAAAATGGTTTTTTATTAAATcaacaaaaattgatttttttgtcCTAAGATTTTTagattttcataattttatttttaggtcacttaaaaaaaaaagtggattttttttttttcaaaatctgaaaaactagatttttataaaaatctggaaaaaatgttttttttacaAAAAGTGTGGAAAatcgtatttaaaaaaaaaatccagaaaactattctttttaaaatctagaagaaaattatgaagTATTAGTTTTGcatattttactttaaaattcagttttttcagatttaaaaattttagttttccatatttaaaaaaaaaaaggttttccaCCCTTTAAAAAAAATACAGTTTTCAAATTTAACAAAATTCCACATTTGTTAATAAAAATTCAATcctgaattattatttttaaatgtgggcttaccccccccccccccccccacacacacacacacatatatatatatatatatatatagttgttctagattttataaaaattcaattttttcagATTTAGAAAATCGGActagtaataaaatgtcatgtataatttaaatattttttttaaatttagtgTTGACTGTCAAagagcataaatgagccaaaaagttaaACTGGGGGTATTATTAGCAAACTAGATGgataaagggtatttttagaccttttcTAATAGTTCAAGGGCATTATTGCCCTTTTTGGTTAAATTTTTAACATAATATTTGATAGTTAACTAAAAGTGCATCACTTATGTAAATATAATGGACTATTAATGCTCCATGTAAaaaagggcaattcgcagaattgcccttcttttggggtggtctttaaattttgccccccatatttgaaatctttaaattttgcccttcgctaaatcccatgggtttcaggttcgaacccccacacagtcaaaattttaaaaaaaaatcgcaaggcagagtttaaatttcgctatgcccccatcggcatacacttgtgaaggaattagcaaagttatgccggacccggcatacttatgccttatgggcatacttggcataagtatgtcggtttcggcataactttgataattccttcacaagtttatgccggatccggcataaaagtttgcctattaaaagtatgcccccatcggcataaacttattaaggaattatcaaacttatgccgatgggggcatacttatgccttatgggcaaactttgccttgaagcatatatatgtatttttttttaacttttcaaagtAAACCTTTAGtaatgtcttaactaaaagtgtgtccataaaacataactaaaagtatgccccataaggcgtaagttttccttaaggcataactaaaagtttgccttataaggcaaagtttaaattttgtatgccccctccggcagacttttagttatgtttaactaaaagtctgccggagggggcagactttgccttgagggacagacttttagttatgccggatccggcataactttaactttttcttaaagattgtatgctggatccggcatacactcccccagtcctgccttgcgaaattatttttttattttatgcctgagcgggggttcgaacccagaacttcatgtattcgcccatctttccaagcaaagggcaaaatttaaagaccacaaatatgaagggcaaaatttaaagaccacagatttgaggggcaaaatttaaagaccaccccaaacgaagggcaatccgcgcaaaaaaatgtgtaaaaaaacaTGTATGGTTTTAGATCCAAACCCAAATATAGTGTACTATTTCGGTCCTTTTCTCGTTAGTCTTTTGTTATATATAATTGAGTACTTTTAACTTTCCATTAACTAAAATGTGCACTTGTAATCGCTTGCAAATATTTACAAATTTATCATAACTATAAATTATTTCACCACCTAATATGTGTTAGGTTAAATTTGTACTATTACTTCGTGTTTGATGGTTAAATAATTTAAATATctaaatataacatattttctTCATAAAGGGATCAAAAGGACACATTTTAATTAATTGTACTAAGTCATATACCACAAGGATCAAAATTAAAGTTAAATAATAATTGGGGGACTTTTAAACATATCTTAAACCATGTAAACATTCGTGCGAAATTGGTACTTTTAACTACAAGGATCTGTATTTATTTGCACTCCTTAAGCAAAACAATGAATATAATCTAATCACTACATTATCCTTTATTTCTCTTAAAACTATTACATTTAATTAACACTTAAATCATGAAAGAATAACACTAGATTTTAGATGAAAAAAAGCAGCAAACACTACTGTTTAAAACGTCAAATATGAAACAAAAGGACTCGTATTTGACACATTGGCATGGATGGAAAACAACCCCCCGTGTGTTTCTTCTTTCTTGGACAATGACCCAAACTTTGATTTTACACGATTCATTCGTTATTTACGAACAAATGTACTTTACATAGATTGAGTAACAACGATCAACTTCTAAAACATAAAACGAAATTCAATCAGCTTTTTCTCTTCAAATGTTAATCCATATAATATTTGACAGAAGTGGGAAAAGAGAAATATAAACTTCAGAGGATTAATTGCAGTCCTGTATTCAGTTGCGAAGTCTGCCCcgagtttcttcttcttcttcttgtaccAAACAGGATGAAGACAAATCAAGGATGCAAGATTGCTTTGCACCAAAAATGTTCCAAATTATGGTCATGTCACCAACCTCGGTGATAATAACTTATGGACCTGAAGCTTCTTGCTTCAAGAATCATAAATAGAACATCCAAATTACAAAATGAATGTGAAATTTAAGACTAAAGATTGAGTCTTTTATGCACAAGACTTGAGAATACTTTTAAACGCAGCACGCAAGACAGTGACTATCTACACACCCAAAAGCATATTCTGGGACTATAAAAGAATCATAGGTTGATTCTGATATGAATTTTTTATAGAGTTTATTGCTACGGGGAGGGAGCCAGAAACCTATTCCAGTATCCCTCCAATGCATGACACCTACTGTCTGCCAGTTATCCCGACACCAGCAGAATGCAAGGGCCTAGATACATGATGATGTTGAAGGAGTTGCAATCCGCAACTTCCATGTTTCCTCACTCAATCATCAGGAGCGACTCAGACATTGAGCTCTCATGGTGAGTATGACCTTTTTTATAACCTGCATGAAGGCAAATAATGTTAAGACTACAGACAGTTGAACAAGCTACTAGCTTTATACATGCTCTAGGAGAAATATAACACCTTGCTACAGACCAAATATCTTCCAGAATCTACATACACACAGCtttcttttagttttttttttttcttttattaagtGGCTGCATATCTTATTAGTAGATTAATTTCCGACACAATTCATATTGATGACATGCAAATGGCACTGAAACAAGACTGCTTACCACAACAAAGGACCTTTAATGACATGCAAATACATAATGCAAGTTTAAGCTGTGCACCAAACGAAAAAGGAAAGAACAATATTGAACTCTCATGATAGAGACTACATCCTCGAACGCCATAAAGATTGTTAAAATCAATAAATGATAAGAAGATATGAGAGTCCCTACTATTAAGTATTAACCACTTCAATAATCCAATAATATGTGTAGCAAGATCAAGACAACAACGAGAAAGAGCTAATAAATATTCCATCGATGTGTAATTATACCTGCCACGCACAGTAGGTTGCAAAAAACATTTTCCGAGAAACGTCATCATCAAGCATTTAATGAAAATTGAAAACCAACATCTTTGGGAGTTCTTGTACACACATGACACAACAGGGAACATGTTAGCCCAAACCCAGCATTCTTAATCAGGCAAAGAAGGTTCACCAAGAAAGCAGCCCTACAATTATGCTTTCAATTCTctctcttccctttttttttttttttgttttttttaaagagatgctttcttttctctttttggataagtgaAGCCATATAATTATTTCAACATATGGTCATTTGCATAGGGGAGATACCTGCTTTCTGGGGAAAACACAGTATCCTCTTCTGTCTCATTATAATTGACCTGCTTTCTGTATTGGTCCTCATATTACCTCATAAATGCAATTGaactcccctcccccccccccccccccccccaaaaaaaaaaaaacacccgaCACAcgtacaaaacaaaaaaaaaaaaaaaaaaggacaaagaGGCAGGAGGGGGTGTTGGATCATGGACGAACTCAAAAGATAAAAACAGGTTAAACAAAGCCAAATCTAGTACCTCTAGAATGCAAAGTGAACAATTTGCAAGGCTAGATTAAAAGCCCGCCTCTCAAGTAGCAATACTGCTGCTGTTAGTCCTGCTGCAATCTAGTACCTAAAGGTCAAAAGTAGAACACAAACATCAACAGGAAAATTGTGGTTGCAACTGGCAGAAGGAAATACGTCACAGCTATTTCATCTGTTGGGTCTGAATTACCACTTACCTTGATAAAATCTCACCCTGCATTTTGGTCAGAACCGCTACCTTGCATAAATTGAGGAGAATGAGTAGGTAGTATAAACTGTGGCTGTGGTGTAACAGGTGCTCCAACACCTAAAAATCAGAAACAGTTGCTTTATGATAATATGATATGCAAGGCTACCATGCATGCATACATAAGAAGCAAATAAAAGAGATGTGCCTGCTTGGTATGGTGCTTGAATAGTTGGAATGGATGAAGCTGTCATTGCATTGACACTGGGCCCACCAAACTGAAGAATCTGATGACCTGGCACTGCATAACCCTGCAATGTTGTATAACTGTGACTTCCAGGAACAGCCTGACTTAGCTGGCCGTAAGGATACATTGTTGCGTTAACAGTTCCAGGTACACCATATATAGGAAGGTATTGTTGTCCTCCATAAGGATTGTAAACACCCTATGGGATAAAATTACAGTATGCATCAAAATTGAGTCTCATAGTCAAGACAAAAGGGCACTTGAACCTTTTTACAGCAGCAAAAATAAGGGATGAACTGTAATGTCTCGATTTATGCAGTGCTACACTGCTACTAACCTGAGGGTAAACGTAATCCGCACCATATGTCGCATACCTGCATTAGTAAAATAGAGCTTACAGTTCCTTCTAAAAGTTGTGATTTTAAATGTAATACACACAAATACTCCATGTGATAAATGTACTAACATATGACATATTAACATGAAGGCCTAAGGTCTATCAATTGAGTTAATTATTCTTTTGATTTAAAATAAGCAAATTAAGTAACATGGTTCTCTCTCAGTGAATAGGATGAAACTTTTTGCTCTTTCTCAGTAAAAAGAGAGAAATTACTTGTTCTGCATGCAAAATATGAAACTCATGAAATTCAAGAATGAACGAAATCAAGCTTGGCCCTTTTCCCCCACAAACTTATAATCCTGAATGCAATGACATTTCAAGAATCGATACGTTAAAATTCAGGAACAGTATGCTGCTACATTAATTAACTGAACCTTCCTTTCTCCTTATGCCAATTATCTGCATGTTTTCCTCTATGATTCTACTATAAACCATAAATGAATCAGTGTTTGCACAGTCTATAAAAAGTCACTTTTCTTCCGAATTTATATGTGGATTGTGGAGAGTAAGCATGCGTGTGACACAACTTACCCATAGGGAGAATACATCAAGCCTTGTTGGTATCCATAAGAAACCGGTTGCTGGTAGCCAAAGCTTCCGCCGTAACCACCTCGAGCAGCTGGTAGACCTGCTGGAAATGGAGTTGATGACCTCAGACGTCCTGTACCAAATAAAGTGGAAGTAAGCTAATGCACTTCAAAGAATGAGCATCCTATTTCTTTTTGGTTCTTTCCCTTTTTCCAGGTAGGATGTGCCCTGACATATCAAATGGTTAGGTGTTGTCATCTTAGATCTCTGTCAAACACATAACCAGCCATGAATTGTCATTCGCAGGATCCTTCCAAAAACAGGTGATCCTTATAGATGTTTTTACAACAATTCTCAGGCAGCGTTACAATTTTTCATATAAAAAGCCTGTAAAGGAACTTTGCAGCTTCCTTAATTTCAAAGATTATCAATGTGTTAGAGAGAAGCCAAGGAAATAGCTCTCCACATTGATTATGCAAAAAAGTCACACAAGTGATTGATTAAGCGTGCTAGCAATCTATTCTGTTCTACACAATCAATTTTGGAGAAGTCAAAGAGCAAAAATCCCCGCCATCCACCAAGAAGGTAGATAGGTATAGGGCCAAAAGGTTAAAGAATTTGTCAAAACATACTGTACCCATTATGTAAACCATTTCATTTCAGCAAACAAGGAAGTTGTTGAAGGGCCAAGATCATTGTGTCACTTCGTGATGAGGGATGATTTCTTGTTAGAAGAGGAGAAAAGACTGAAGAGTATTCTAAAGCACGGTTATTGATCACATGCACTTCATGATCTTCAGTCGTCTGATCAAGCTGACCTATTCACATccctttatttctcattttaaaCCATGTACTACAATCTTTGTGAGACTTAATTCTACGAAACCCCAAAAAGCAGGAATGTCTAATGCGTTGTCTACTTCAGTTTAATTAGAGTATCACAATACAGAACTTCAACTCTATTTTCCAGATCTTAGTATCTTATTACTCCTCCTACCATCATCATTTCACCAGAGTGTATCAATCCTAAGGCTTATCTTCTCAAATTCTTTTTACTTGCAACAATTTAAATGCACTTACCTCACCTTTCTCCCTCAGTTTTCCATTTCACCATCTCAACAATATCTCCACCATATGATAGCTTAAGATGGATCATACATTGTCTTTTATTAGCTGGGAGTGCATGCGCAAATGTGCACAAATAGAAAAACAATCTACAAGCTAACACTTTATATAACATAGAGCTCATCAGGCTGTCAAGGTATGCGCAACCCCATGGTCcaatattattacatagaaataGAATAGAGCATTCAACCAAAATAAGCTACAATACCAAATGCCACAGTAGGCCGAGGTCGTCCTAACGAAGCCAAATTACAATTTGCCCGCCTCCCATCGATAACTGGAGCAGGATCAGCACAAGCCCTCCTCGTGGATTCAGGGTCCCGAAAAGTCACCTATACCCTCCATAGAAATACCATGCGGACATTATGTCATTCAGTTATCCAAATTCTTAGCTGCAGGCTTAGTAATTAAGGAAAAGATAGGCAATTTAAATGATTTAGCAAGTGACAGACAATATATCACCTCGctgtaaaaaaaaagggggggaagTAATTACTTATTGACAAAGATGGAATTTCAAAAAAGAAGCAATTTTTGCTCcataaaaaagaagagaaatccAGTAAAAAAGCTGTACTGTTTTCAAATTGAGTAAACCAAACAAAAGGAGACTCACAAAGCCATAGCCTTTGGATCGGCCAGTATTTTTATCAGTGATGACAACAGCTTCGAGGATTTCACCAAACTGTTCAAAGTATCTTCTGAGGGTTTCACTTTGAGTTTCCCAAGCAAGGCCACCAACAAAGACCTTAGTGAAAGTGGTGTCCCCAAAAGGAGAATTAAAGAATGGAACCCCACTACTAGTTGAACCTGAACCCTGAACTGGTGGCTGCTGTTGATACGCCATGAAGAAAAGAAGATACAGGAGAACTAAGGGAATATTACTTAAGACCACAAAAAGAAGCTATTCACGTTATACTAAAGTTGATCCATTAAAAACCCCACCTTTTTATAAACAGAAAACCCCAGCAAAACCCCTAAAAAAAGGCAGAAAAGATGGTGAAAAACTATAGGTATATACAAAACAAGAAAAGGGTGTTTGAGGAGAGAGCTGGCGGAAGAGAAGAGAAAGGATCAAGAAGAAAAAAGGAAACCCTAGAACTGAGGATGGAAAAAAAGAGGCGTAGGTCAAAAGGTAGAAGGGGGGTCAAGGTGGGGTTTtttttgggggaggggggggggggggggttggatcAGCtgtacaaaagagtagagtaagAAGAAACAGGGGAGGAGGGGGTGGGTGGGGTAAAAAGGTGAAGAAACTGGGGGGTCATGATTATACAAAGAGGAGCACGACAGGTAAATAAAAAAAGAGAGCGAAAAAGTTAAGAGGCTAATAAACATTCATGGCGGATCCTAAGGAGTGGAACAGTAAAAGAAAGGATTTTGAAGAATTGGGATTGGAATTGGTGAGAAATGATGGAGAGAGAGAAAAACAGAGGAGCATAGTAGAAAGAGGTACGTAGAAGCAGAAAGAGAAGAAGCAAGTAGTGACTCAATCATCATCGTTTTTAATTGCACTGTCAAAAACAAATTTCTTGTTAACGGCTTTATACTCTTTCCTTAGCAATGACAGTAGCAGGTCAGTTTTTGGGCAGCTGGGCCAGCTTCTTTAATGGTATTTTTTACTCGTCTGATTAACTTTAAATAATGCATGAAAAATCACCTTCTAACCTCTTCAATAAAGAATAAAGATAGgagttaaaattttgaatttatcAATTCCAAATTTTACAAAATGTTGTTTATTTAGTTAtgaatacattatttatacaATTAAGTAAATTTTAATACAAAAATAAAAGGAATATGAGCTAAAGCCGTAAGTGGAACGGTAACTCCGCCATGATACTTATCAGAGGAGATTTTATTTTCATGCttaaattcaaaatatttaattaagaATTTGAAAGTTTTTATCGCTTCACATTCTAATGGTTGTTTCATGGTCCTACTCTGTGTTCATCAGCTTCTAGCATTCCCCATTTGTCACTTTGTTTTTTCTTCATTAGCCCCAATTTTTGTGATTTTCATCCCACCTGCCCCCTTCTCATAGAGTATGCCATCTGTAGCAATTTACAACTTGAATTTTCCAATTTCAATATATAACTTCACCTAATGAACAGTTCAATAGCGGAGTATTGTTTACTACTTCAGAATTTCATTGTTCTCAATCACACACAAAAATATGCGTGTACACATCGTACGCATTCTAGGGAAGGTTCTTGAATTTGTCTTGATTTTCATTTTCTTGGCAATTAGCTTGTGAACTTCAGCACACCAATTCTCCGCTCAAATGCTCTCTTCATATCGAAATGTCCAAAAGCTCATCACTTTTAAGTAACGATAGACAAATTCGCCAAGCAGCTTCACTAAAACGCCTGCTGCTATCTAGGGATCGGCTATAAGCTTTTCTAGTTCTCAAATCTCATAAGCTCTAGGAATAGAAATACAAGGTTGAACTTGACCAAATTGAGAGCAATCTGTACCCCAACTGAGAGCaaataaaacaacaaaaagaaacaACGAAATAGAACTCAAAAGGGGTATAGTACAACCTCCTCAATCCAGACTGTCTATTATAGATACTTGAAAGACATGCAAAGCAATTATTTACCACAAAGTATTACAATAAGCAAAAAGGTGGACTTGAGATGTCTCCTCTTATTCAATCCAGAAAGCCACCTTGTTTGTAACTTTCAACTGCATCAATTAGAGTTTCCTCCAGTGGCCTATATTGCCAACCCAACTTCTGGAGCTTCTCCGAACTATAACTTCCTTCATCCGTCACATCGGTAAAACTGTaaaataaaaactacatttaggaCAACAGATTTAGATAAACGAGGAACTTCTGTGCACAAGTGCAAGAGCCCAgcccactagtgatattgtccAATTCGAGCGTCACTAGGATCTAGGGGGTGTTTCCTTATACGTCCTGGGTAACGTGTTTTAAAGCCGTGGGGTCCTAGGCCCAAAGTGGACAATATCACAGTATCACTAATGGGCAAGGCTATTACGAGAAGAAAAATCAAGATACTTATCAATAGGCTTGATCAAATAGATGACACAGTTCTTTAGTAATATCTTAACCAGACACACTGGAATAGGAAATAAAATACCGTAAGAGAAGTCCCTATCATGTTAAGCTGCTTCTTTTTGCAACTCTTAAACCAGACACGGGAAATAGGACACTAGTTCCCATTAAAGAAGCATAAGGTGGAATGGAGAGAAATTCACCGTTTAGGATAGTTGTAGTTGGGGTAGTGTTTCTTCAGCATGGCAACTAAATCCTCTGATTTCACTGTATGAGCCGTGCACATGTATCTACCTTCAGCTTCAGGTCTCTCATATAATAGCAGCAAAGCTTCAGCTAAATCACGTACGTCTATTAGAAACCGTCTCTTGTTTTCCAGCTCTTCATATCCTTCTGTATGAACAACACAAAGAGTGAAGGAAGGGATGTCAGTCACTTCAAACGAAACAATGAAAGAACCACGACCAGGATCCATATAAATGAAATCACATAAACAACACATGAAGCCATTAGCATAAGAAGATGCAACGCAACTCAGTTGATACAATAATAAGCAGCTATAATATTTAAGTGCTTGTGCTCCTTTTAGGTAATAAATCTCGAGAATGGAGAAGGAGAAAGACCCTGTTCGCACTGAAATAGAAAAAATGGGTATGAAGAGGTTGGGAGTGGGGTCTATCCCTTTCGGTGAAACTTTGCTTATTTCAGCAAATGTTCTTATATGCCTAGACTCTGAACCAGTTATTTATGATATCCATGATTAATAGGTCAACTCGTTCCCTTACATAAAAATTAATATTTACTACCATTAAACACAATGCTTAGTAGTTGTCGGTGCATAGTAGCTAGGAGGTCTTTTATCTAAACAGGCAATACACTCGAGAGGTCATAGCAAAAGCAATGCTTGAAAACACTAGAGTAGAAGGATAACAAAAGAGCAACAACGCTTGTAACCAAAACTATCACAAACTGGCCTACTAAACTTTATCAAATGACCTATAAAGCACATAACTTTActtctttctcttttattttattattttgaatTTTACAGATAATAAAAGAAGTCAACTTCAGCAATTTACAtgaaggggaaatggggaagtGACCCTGTTTCTCTGTCATATCCTATAATTGTACAAAGTAATAAGCTAGAGGGGCTTCCGGCAGTTGTCCAAAGCATTCAGGGCTATAAAATGAATGTATACAAGGAGGAACTCATTAACTAGTGTGCTTAATTTGAAATCATAAATTTACCCAAATGTTATGGACAAAAAGTCCAAACTACCACCAACGAACATATCAAACATGAAAACTACAATACACCTAAACTCACTGTCCCAAAAAtaccgagggtctttcggaaacagcctctctgccccacaaaggtaggggtaaggtcagcGTACTCCCTACCCTCCCCAAAcgccacttgtgagattacactgggtatgtttttgttgttgtagcTTAGATAATAACCTCAAAGATAACTAGACAGCACTTTTTTTGCTTACAATGATATCTTGCTTATTGTCAACCGCCAAGTATTTTGGATAACCAAAATTCATATATGCAAGCATAGATGTAGAAGTAGAAGAAATAATACAGAAACACTAAAACAGTGAAGTATATTGATGGCTTCTTGGTACC
Coding sequences:
- the LOC132628260 gene encoding uncharacterized protein LOC132628260 isoform X2; this encodes MAYQQQPPVQGSGSTSSGVPFFNSPFGDTTFTKVFVGGLAWETQSETLRRYFEQFGEILEAVVITDKNTGRSKGYGFVTFRDPESTRRACADPAPVIDGRRANCNLASLGRPRPTVAFGRLRSSTPFPAGLPAARGGYGGSFGYQQPVSYGYQQGLMYSPYGYATYGADYVYPQGYAVPGHQILQFGGPSVNAMTASSIPTIQAPYQAGVGAPVTPQPQFILPTHSPQFMQGSGSDQNAG
- the LOC132628260 gene encoding uncharacterized protein LOC132628260 isoform X1; the protein is MAYQQQPPVQGSGSTSSGVPFFNSPFGDTTFTKVFVGGLAWETQSETLRRYFEQFGEILEAVVITDKNTGRSKGYGFVTFRDPESTRRACADPAPVIDGRRANCNLASLGRPRPTVAFGRLRSSTPFPAGLPAARGGYGGSFGYQQPVSYGYQQGLMYSPYGYATYGADYVYPQGVYNPYGGQQYLPIYGVPGTVNATMYPYGQLSQAVPGSHSYTTLQGYAVPGHQILQFGGPSVNAMTASSIPTIQAPYQAGVGAPVTPQPQFILPTHSPQFMQGSGSDQNAG
- the LOC132628258 gene encoding SWI/SNF complex subunit SWI3B, which encodes MAEAGESKSPAIKADPETTSPPQAEPPQTPSQPPQTEVLPAKQLESSPNPTATTEQPDFVYIPTYSRWFSWNSIHECEVRFLPEFFDGRSPSKNPKTYKYYRNTIIRRFRDNPTKKLTFTEARKTIVGDVGSIRRVFDFLDTWGLINYTANSSKSLKWEEKESKSTSASAQQNSEPNGTSTDLTVPKKRLCNACKTVCSIACFASDKHDLTLCARCYVRNNYRVGLNSSDFRRVEISEEVKTDWTDKETLHLLEALMHYGDDWKKVAEHVGGRSPKECVARFVKLPFGEQFVGPPESAEVDGELGSETMYLPSKRMRLTPLADASNPIMAQAAFLSALAGKEVAELAAHAAVTALSEIGEGITKGRLGSLPSGVEKQESDGTSNGYAKDTLESTLVEAKAQLEKEELDLERGVSNVAIEAKEIEDRIAHFEERDLQVEKEWQQLMQLKNLIFTDQLTLLLNEAGAPKAGETIGEELISVKAECQIPLV